From one Chryseobacterium sp. 3008163 genomic stretch:
- a CDS encoding 5'-nucleotidase C-terminal domain-containing protein, whose product MQNKFLLLGIALFSLTACKTTSLQVANVQTQKNISINQDLKANEDFAKFIEPYTEKLNKEMNQKISYTQVDLTKEGDNSNLGNLLADYTFDGADVWAKANLNKSIDAALINIGGIRTTIGKGDILLKNVFEVMPFENEVIIVKFKGSDLQGLFDYYAKNQKNNPVSHLYIETSNGTVSKSLINGNAVNPTQDYYIATSDYLALGGDNMKFFAKGESIPTGIKLRDLFIEYFKKNQQINPKEEVRLQFIGKK is encoded by the coding sequence ATGCAAAATAAATTCTTATTACTAGGAATTGCCTTGTTTTCGCTCACAGCCTGTAAAACGACATCGTTGCAGGTTGCCAATGTGCAGACACAGAAGAACATTTCTATTAATCAAGACCTGAAGGCTAATGAAGATTTTGCAAAATTTATCGAGCCTTACACTGAGAAACTCAACAAAGAGATGAACCAAAAAATCTCTTACACCCAAGTAGATTTGACGAAAGAAGGCGACAACAGCAATCTGGGAAATCTTTTGGCAGATTATACTTTTGACGGAGCGGATGTTTGGGCGAAAGCAAATCTGAATAAAAGTATTGATGCAGCTTTGATTAACATCGGCGGAATTCGTACCACAATTGGGAAAGGCGACATTCTTCTGAAAAATGTTTTTGAAGTAATGCCTTTTGAAAACGAAGTGATCATTGTAAAATTCAAAGGTTCAGATTTGCAGGGACTGTTTGATTATTATGCTAAAAATCAGAAAAACAATCCTGTTTCTCATTTATATATTGAGACTTCAAATGGAACAGTTTCAAAAAGTTTAATCAACGGAAATGCAGTCAACCCAACTCAGGATTATTATATTGCTACATCTGATTATCTGGCTTTGGGTGGTGATAATATGAAGTTTTTCGCAAAAGGAGAATCAATTCCGACAGGTATCAAATTGAGAGATTTATTTATTGAATATTTTAAGAAAAATCAGCAGATTAATCCTAAAGAGGAAGTTCGTTTACAATTTATCGGGAAGAAATAA